One window of Buchnera aphidicola (Rhopalosiphum padi) genomic DNA carries:
- the murD gene encoding UDP-N-acetylmuramoyl-L-alanine--D-glutamate ligase has product MSYNYFGKKILILGLGLTGISCINFFLKKGIKPRAIDECKKPNFLDKIPKDIEYRLGKLEKDWILESDLIVISPGISSFKSILIKARSLGIHIISDIELFSRETKCPIISITGTNGKSTVATMVKKIAEKSGYKVFLGGNIGFPVLEMLNQKANLYILELSSFQLETTFSLKSKIAVVLNITEDHLDRYPEGFEQYKKIKLSIYNQAEICLIKLKKGGKKPFDTQFKKYISFGICQNNNYHINYEKEKAILYCKNKKVLDTSNMFLNGYHNYENALISLAISDAMKFNREIAINTLKQFSGLPHRFQTVHINNNISWINDSKSTNVDSTKVALQNLNIKGTIWLLLGGDGKSSNFNILKEYFEKLKIKIYCFGKDGLSLSKLCKKKSVYVETLKQAIILISKKIQPGDVVLLSPGCSSKDQFSNFEERGNLFIELSKEMN; this is encoded by the coding sequence ATGTCATATAATTATTTTGGAAAAAAAATATTAATTTTAGGATTAGGATTAACTGGAATATCATGTATTAACTTTTTTCTAAAAAAAGGAATAAAACCTAGAGCAATAGATGAATGTAAAAAACCTAATTTTTTAGACAAAATACCTAAAGATATTGAATACAGGTTAGGAAAATTAGAAAAAGATTGGATTTTAGAATCTGATCTAATTGTTATTAGTCCAGGTATTTCTTCTTTTAAATCTATTTTAATAAAAGCCCGCTCATTAGGAATTCATATTATTAGCGATATTGAATTATTTTCTAGAGAAACAAAATGTCCAATTATTTCGATTACTGGTACTAATGGAAAAAGCACTGTAGCAACTATGGTAAAAAAAATTGCAGAGAAATCAGGATATAAAGTTTTTTTAGGGGGAAATATTGGATTTCCAGTATTAGAAATGCTAAACCAAAAAGCTAATTTATATATACTTGAATTATCTAGTTTTCAATTAGAAACTACATTTAGTTTAAAATCAAAAATAGCTGTAGTTCTAAATATTACTGAAGATCATCTTGACAGATATCCAGAAGGATTTGAACAATATAAAAAAATTAAATTATCTATTTATAATCAAGCTGAAATTTGTTTAATTAAATTAAAAAAAGGGGGAAAAAAACCATTTGATACACAATTTAAAAAATATATTAGTTTTGGTATATGTCAAAATAATAACTATCATATTAATTATGAAAAAGAAAAAGCAATTTTATACTGTAAAAATAAAAAAGTTCTTGATACTAGTAATATGTTTTTAAACGGATATCATAACTATGAAAATGCACTTATATCATTGGCGATTTCTGATGCAATGAAATTTAATCGAGAAATTGCAATTAATACACTCAAACAATTTTCAGGATTACCACATCGATTCCAAACAGTACATATTAATAATAATATATCCTGGATCAATGATTCTAAATCCACTAATGTTGATAGCACCAAAGTCGCTCTTCAGAATTTAAATATAAAAGGAACAATATGGTTATTATTAGGAGGAGATGGTAAATCTTCAAATTTCAATATTCTAAAAGAATATTTCGAGAAATTAAAAATAAAAATATATTGTTTTGGAAAAGACGGTCTTAGTTTATCAAAACTATGCAAAAAAAAATCTGTTTATGTTGAAACTTTAAAGCAAGCAATAATTTTAATTTCGAAAAAAATTCAACCAGGTGACGTTGTTCTGCTATCTCCTGGATGTAGTAGTAAAGATCAATTTTCTAACTTTGAAGAAAGAGGTAATCTTTTTATAGAATTATCGAAGGAAATGAATTAA
- the mraY gene encoding phospho-N-acetylmuramoyl-pentapeptide-transferase translates to MLIWLNQYLHLKVFSYISFRMMFSLLTSFFINLYFGPYIISYFKKAQKYQIIRKDGPITHRLKKNTPTMGGLFVLISILISIFLYCNLFNLYIWYVISILVGYGFIGFLDDYKKIKYNNSKGLKIFLKFFWLSIIAIVIIYLIHFNSSDTLSVELVVPFYTKVLFKVNYLYMFLCYFVIVGTSNAVNLTDGLDGLAIMPVILLSFGLGLVSFCSSNVFISNYMNIPYLAKANELSILCTAIIGSGLGFLWFNTYPAKIFMGDVGSLSLGGSLGMISILLHQEFLLLILGGVFVFETISVILQIIYFKIRKKRIFKMAPIHHHYEITGLSESLIVVRFWIISLLLLFVGMLSLKVN, encoded by the coding sequence ATGCTGATTTGGCTTAATCAATATTTACACTTAAAGGTATTTTCTTATATTTCATTTCGTATGATGTTTAGTTTATTGACATCTTTTTTTATTAATTTATATTTCGGTCCATACATCATATCTTACTTTAAAAAAGCACAAAAATATCAAATAATACGTAAAGATGGACCGATAACACATCGTTTAAAAAAAAATACACCAACTATGGGGGGATTATTTGTACTTATCTCAATATTAATTTCTATTTTTCTTTATTGTAATTTATTTAATCTATACATTTGGTATGTTATAAGTATATTAGTAGGATATGGCTTTATTGGATTTTTAGATGACTATAAAAAAATAAAATATAACAATTCTAAGGGATTAAAAATTTTTTTGAAATTCTTTTGGCTATCAATAATTGCTATTGTTATTATTTATTTAATTCATTTTAATTCAAGTGATACACTTAGTGTTGAATTAGTAGTTCCATTCTATACTAAAGTACTTTTCAAAGTAAATTATTTATATATGTTTTTATGTTATTTTGTTATTGTTGGCACAAGTAATGCAGTAAATCTAACAGATGGATTAGATGGATTAGCAATTATGCCAGTAATTTTATTATCTTTTGGTTTAGGATTAGTTTCTTTTTGCAGTTCAAATGTTTTTATTTCTAATTATATGAATATTCCTTATTTAGCAAAAGCAAACGAGTTAAGTATTTTATGTACAGCAATAATTGGATCAGGATTAGGGTTTTTATGGTTTAATACCTATCCAGCTAAAATATTTATGGGTGATGTTGGATCGCTATCGTTAGGTGGTTCATTAGGAATGATATCTATATTACTACATCAAGAATTTTTATTATTAATTTTAGGTGGTGTTTTTGTATTTGAAACTATATCAGTGATATTACAAATTATATACTTTAAAATAAGAAAAAAAAGAATTTTTAAAATGGCACCAATTCATCATCACTATGAAATAACAGGATTATCTGAATCTTTAATTGTTGTAAGATTTTGGATAATTTCTCTGTTACTTTTATTTGTAGGAATGCTATCTTTAAAGGTAAATTAA
- a CDS encoding glutamate ligase domain-containing protein, with translation MCTPSGKIDISLPFLGYQSISNALAASALAFSLNIPLKKIQDGLSSTPILPGRLEPIKLSINKILINDTYNSNVASMTTAIKVLENMPGYKILVVGDMAELGEKSILYHRIIGNIASLSKIDNILSVGENSYEISKICKNSIHFSKKEKLIKILKKIILKKDRTTVLIKGSRNAKMETIVEYLIREFKKNADLA, from the coding sequence ATGTGTACACCATCTGGTAAAATAGATATTTCATTACCTTTTCTAGGATATCAAAGCATATCTAACGCGTTAGCAGCTAGCGCTCTCGCATTTTCTCTCAATATACCTTTAAAAAAAATCCAAGATGGTCTGTCATCTACACCTATATTGCCAGGTCGATTAGAACCAATTAAATTAAGCATAAATAAAATTTTAATTAACGATACATATAATTCTAATGTTGCATCAATGACAACAGCAATCAAGGTATTAGAAAACATGCCAGGCTATAAAATACTAGTAGTTGGTGATATGGCTGAATTAGGAGAAAAAAGCATTCTATATCATAGAATAATAGGAAACATTGCTAGTTTATCTAAAATCGATAACATCTTAAGTGTTGGTGAAAATAGTTATGAAATTAGTAAAATATGTAAAAATAGTATACATTTTTCAAAAAAAGAAAAATTAATAAAAATTTTAAAAAAAATAATCTTAAAAAAAGATCGAACTACAGTTTTAATTAAAGGTTCTCGTAATGCAAAAATGGAAACAATAGTAGAATATCTCATCAGGGAGTTCAAAAAAAATGCTGATTTGGCTTAA
- a CDS encoding Mur ligase family protein, with the protein MIPLSLKKISIITNGQLYGKNLIIHDIIIDTKKITLGCLFIALKGKKFDAHIFIREAVNKGCSAVISQKKINCNISYIVVEDTSIALGKIAAWIRQKINPKILAITGSCGKTSVKEMTTSILKKNEKTISTTNNLNNHIGVPITLIKLTKKHKYGVIELGANHPGEIHYTSNLTQPNVVLINNIYYSHLEGFKSLLGVSKAKSEILSGLQSQGTVIINLDSHHLSQWKKKIKNKNIFYFSIEKKKKVIFFLLILKFIRIKHILPCVHHLVK; encoded by the coding sequence ATGATTCCTCTATCGTTAAAAAAAATTTCTATCATCACTAACGGTCAATTATACGGGAAAAATTTAATAATACATGACATTATTATAGATACAAAAAAAATTACATTAGGTTGTCTTTTTATTGCTTTAAAAGGTAAAAAATTTGACGCACATATCTTTATAAGAGAAGCAGTTAATAAAGGTTGTTCTGCAGTTATCAGTCAAAAAAAAATAAATTGTAATATTTCTTACATCGTAGTAGAAGATACATCTATTGCTTTAGGAAAAATTGCAGCTTGGATTCGTCAAAAAATCAATCCAAAAATATTGGCAATTACTGGATCTTGCGGTAAAACATCAGTAAAAGAAATGACTACATCTATACTAAAAAAGAATGAAAAAACAATATCTACAACGAATAATTTAAACAATCACATAGGAGTTCCTATAACCTTAATTAAGTTAACAAAAAAGCATAAATATGGAGTAATTGAATTAGGTGCCAATCATCCCGGTGAAATTCACTATACTTCTAATCTTACACAACCAAATGTAGTTTTAATAAATAATATTTATTATTCACACTTAGAAGGTTTTAAATCATTATTAGGAGTATCGAAAGCAAAATCGGAAATATTATCTGGTCTACAGTCTCAAGGTACAGTGATCATTAATTTAGATAGTCATCATCTTTCTCAATGGAAAAAAAAGATAAAAAATAAAAATATTTTTTATTTTTCTATTGAAAAAAAAAAGAAAGTGATTTTTTTTCTACTAATATTAAAGTTCATACGGATAAAACATATTTTACCATGTGTACACCATCTGGTAAAATAG
- a CDS encoding Mur ligase family protein produces MEVSSHGLIQNRVKQIPFYIGIFTNLTQDHLDYHKNMKQYELAKWSFFSQHKVKKIILNANDKYAKKWLKKLSDKYTIAVTIKDKTQKKYSKKWINAINIQSNSNFTDIEFESSWGKGVLSTCLIGYFNIQNLLLSLASMLEMNYKLSDLINTSIQLQPILGRMQKFNIFGKPTIIIDYAHTPDALEKALNAIKSYFFKKKIWCIFGCGGERDQKKRPLMGAISEKIADRVIVTNDNPRNENQNKIIKEIIQGCIKKEKIIIIPDRKKAISYVFFKANVNDIIFISGKGHENQQIIGNKIINYSDQKIILKLLEKKYDSSIVKKNFYHH; encoded by the coding sequence ATGGAAGTTTCATCACACGGTTTAATACAAAATCGTGTAAAACAAATCCCATTCTATATTGGAATATTTACAAACTTAACGCAAGATCATTTGGATTATCATAAAAATATGAAACAATATGAATTAGCAAAATGGTCTTTTTTTAGTCAACATAAAGTAAAAAAAATAATATTAAATGCTAATGATAAATATGCAAAAAAATGGTTAAAAAAACTATCAGATAAATATACAATTGCAGTTACTATAAAAGATAAAACACAAAAAAAATATTCTAAAAAATGGATAAATGCAATTAACATCCAATCTAACAGTAATTTTACTGATATAGAATTTGAATCGAGTTGGGGTAAAGGAGTGTTATCAACTTGCTTAATTGGTTATTTTAACATACAAAATCTATTATTGTCATTAGCTTCTATGCTTGAAATGAACTATAAATTATCAGATCTTATTAATACATCTATTCAACTTCAACCAATACTTGGACGAATGCAAAAATTTAATATTTTTGGAAAACCAACTATTATTATAGACTATGCTCATACTCCTGATGCACTGGAAAAAGCATTAAATGCAATCAAATCATATTTTTTTAAAAAAAAAATATGGTGTATATTTGGATGTGGAGGGGAAAGAGATCAAAAAAAGCGTCCATTAATGGGAGCTATTTCAGAAAAAATAGCAGATAGAGTAATTGTTACGAATGATAATCCTAGAAACGAAAATCAAAACAAAATTATTAAAGAAATTATACAAGGATGCATAAAAAAAGAAAAAATAATAATTATTCCTGATAGAAAAAAAGCAATATCTTATGTTTTTTTTAAAGCAAATGTTAATGATATAATTTTTATCTCTGGAAAAGGACATGAAAATCAACAAATAATCGGCAATAAAATAATTAATTATTCAGATCAAAAAATAATATTAAAATTATTGGAAAAAAAATATGATTCCTCTATCGTTAAAAAAAATTTCTATCATCACTAA
- a CDS encoding Mur ligase family protein, which yields MKKNNLKNILFPWIKNTPEKKFLNLCLDSRKLTSQDVFIAIQGTKEDGNNFISEAIKKKAVAIISETKEKNKHGEISYINKIPILSFFKLSENISNLAGRIYKEPANNLKIIGVTGTNGKTTVTQLINQWSELLGEKIATMGTLGNGFYNALKPTKNTTSSAIDIQSFLYIALKKKLI from the coding sequence ATGAAAAAAAATAACTTGAAAAATATTTTATTTCCATGGATTAAAAATACTCCTGAAAAAAAATTTTTAAACCTATGTCTAGACAGTAGAAAATTAACTTCTCAAGATGTTTTTATAGCTATACAAGGTACAAAAGAAGATGGAAATAATTTTATTTCTGAAGCAATTAAAAAAAAAGCAGTAGCAATAATCTCAGAAACTAAAGAAAAAAACAAACATGGAGAAATAAGTTATATTAATAAAATTCCTATATTGTCTTTTTTCAAATTATCTGAAAACATTTCAAATTTAGCAGGAAGAATATACAAAGAACCAGCTAATAATTTAAAAATTATTGGTGTGACTGGGACTAATGGAAAAACTACTGTAACACAATTAATTAATCAATGGAGCGAATTATTGGGGGAAAAAATTGCCACAATGGGCACTTTGGGAAATGGTTTTTATAACGCTTTAAAACCTACAAAAAATACAACTTCTTCAGCTATTGATATTCAATCATTTTTATACATCGCCTTAAAAAAAAAATTAATTTAG
- the ftsI gene encoding peptidoglycan glycosyltransferase FtsI, which translates to MYTKKKTNLFKEKRKKKIIYINWRFITLCSIVFLFLVILTSRIVFLQIINSKKLSYEGDRRTLRIQSVISRRGIINDRSGYPLAVAVPVNAVFIDPTVIVNINDITNNIRWKALSEILSIPLKKIIFRINSDKNIKFIYLARQINPEIGDYIKALKLPGVFLIEESKRYYPSGEIAAQLIGINNIDGEGIEGIEKSFNSYLTGKPGKRKVRRDNQGQIIENESLINKSNSNNLILSIDKKLQTIVYQKLNNAVNENKADFGIAILVNIKTGEILAMANSPSYNPNDVQYMIKKNLRNRAITDAFEPGSTVKPIVIMEALKRGIIKKNSIVNTKPYFIKKHKIQDVSYHEKLDITGILKKSSNVGVSKIALSMNTEELINSYIKFGLGQPTNLGLIGEQKGFLPKKKKLSDLEKATFSFGYGLMITPLQLARLYTIIGSHGIYRPLSIIRINHPLYEKRIFPKKYVKNVIDMMETVSQPGEGGSQAAIKGYRVAIKTGTAKKVGIHGYYIKKYIAYTAGIAPVSNPKFSLIIIVDNPKGKKYYGGAVSAPIFGKIMKLVLKEMKIKPDNLKNK; encoded by the coding sequence ATGTATACGAAAAAAAAAACAAACTTATTTAAAGAAAAAAGAAAAAAAAAAATAATTTATATAAACTGGCGTTTTATAACATTATGCAGTATTGTTTTTTTATTTTTAGTGATTTTAACATCACGCATAGTATTCCTTCAAATAATTAATTCTAAAAAACTATCATATGAAGGAGATCGCAGAACACTAAGAATACAATCAGTAATAAGTAGAAGAGGAATAATTAATGATCGATCAGGATATCCATTGGCTGTAGCTGTTCCAGTAAACGCAGTATTTATAGATCCAACAGTTATTGTCAACATAAACGATATTACAAACAATATACGTTGGAAAGCGTTATCAGAGATATTATCAATTCCATTAAAAAAAATAATATTTCGTATTAACTCAGATAAAAATATTAAGTTTATTTATTTAGCTCGTCAAATTAATCCAGAAATTGGAGATTATATTAAAGCATTAAAATTACCAGGAGTTTTTTTAATAGAAGAATCAAAACGATATTATCCTTCAGGAGAAATCGCAGCTCAATTAATTGGGATAAACAATATAGATGGAGAAGGAATTGAAGGTATAGAAAAAAGTTTTAATTCATATCTAACAGGAAAACCAGGAAAAAGAAAAGTAAGAAGAGATAATCAAGGACAAATAATTGAAAATGAATCCTTAATAAATAAATCTAATTCTAATAATTTAATACTGAGTATCGACAAAAAATTACAAACAATTGTATATCAAAAATTAAACAATGCAGTTAATGAAAATAAAGCAGATTTTGGAATTGCGATTTTAGTTAATATCAAAACTGGAGAAATATTAGCTATGGCTAATAGTCCTTCATACAATCCAAATGATGTACAATACATGATCAAGAAAAATCTTCGGAACAGAGCCATTACAGATGCTTTTGAACCAGGATCAACAGTTAAACCAATCGTTATCATGGAAGCATTAAAAAGAGGGATAATTAAAAAAAACTCAATAGTTAACACCAAACCTTACTTTATAAAAAAACATAAAATACAAGACGTTTCATACCACGAGAAACTAGATATAACAGGGATATTAAAAAAATCTAGTAATGTTGGAGTATCAAAAATTGCATTATCTATGAATACTGAAGAACTAATTAATAGCTATATTAAATTCGGATTAGGACAACCAACTAATTTAGGATTAATTGGAGAACAAAAAGGTTTTCTTCCTAAAAAGAAAAAATTGTCAGATTTAGAAAAAGCTACTTTTTCTTTTGGATACGGATTGATGATAACGCCTCTTCAATTAGCTCGTCTATATACAATTATTGGTAGCCATGGAATTTATCGTCCACTTTCTATTATTAGAATTAATCATCCATTGTATGAAAAAAGAATTTTTCCTAAAAAATATGTAAAAAATGTTATCGATATGATGGAAACTGTTTCCCAACCTGGTGAAGGTGGTTCGCAGGCAGCAATTAAAGGATATCGTGTTGCAATTAAAACAGGAACTGCAAAAAAAGTAGGTATTCACGGATACTACATCAAAAAATATATAGCTTATACTGCAGGAATAGCACCAGTTAGCAATCCAAAATTTTCTTTAATAATTATAGTTGATAATCCTAAGGGAAAAAAATACTATGGAGGTGCAGTTTCTGCTCCAATATTTGGTAAAATAATGAAATTAGTACTAAAAGAAATGAAAATAAAACCAGATAATTTAAAAAATAAATAA
- a CDS encoding cell division protein FtsL, with protein MNMKIKRYDLPKIIKKDFFLYGKIHLILLLAIILSANSVVIVVYNTRLLIAEEENLSLKQKKKTMNGEI; from the coding sequence ATGAATATGAAAATAAAACGTTATGATTTACCAAAAATAATTAAAAAAGATTTTTTTTTATATGGAAAAATTCATCTAATTTTACTATTAGCAATTATTTTATCCGCTAATTCTGTTGTTATTGTAGTTTACAATACTCGTTTGCTAATTGCTGAAGAAGAAAATTTAAGTTTAAAACAAAAAAAAAAGACGATGAATGGAGAAATTTAA
- the rsmH gene encoding 16S rRNA (cytosine(1402)-N(4))-methyltransferase RsmH — protein MNQTIKHISVMKKELIESLKIKKNGIYIDGTFGMGGHSIAILKKLGQEGKLYSIDRDPNSVFIGNQIKDKRFHIIHENFSKILSYAKYKNIIGKVNGILFDLGTSSLQIEDEKRGFSFKKNGPLDMRMNPNCGISASDWLFKSDMKEIYFVLKNFGEERFSKRIAYAIKNYCKTKKIKSTFELVEIIKKATPIKNKFKHPARRTFQAIRIYINQELEEIKQGLENTLQILKPGGRLSIITFHSLEDRIVKNFMIKNSKKATVPYGLPITENQLNKLKTCKLKIINRIFPTLKEIKKNSRSRSSVLRIAELKE, from the coding sequence ATGAATCAAACAATCAAACATATTTCTGTAATGAAAAAAGAACTAATAGAATCATTAAAAATAAAAAAAAACGGTATTTATATTGATGGTACATTTGGCATGGGTGGCCATTCTATTGCAATTTTAAAAAAATTAGGACAAGAAGGAAAACTCTATTCTATTGATAGAGACCCAAATTCTGTGTTTATAGGAAATCAAATTAAAGACAAACGTTTTCATATTATTCATGAAAACTTTTCAAAAATTTTAAGTTATGCAAAATATAAAAATATTATTGGAAAAGTTAATGGAATCTTATTTGATCTTGGAACATCATCACTTCAAATAGAAGATGAAAAAAGGGGTTTTTCATTTAAAAAAAACGGCCCTTTAGATATGAGAATGAATCCAAATTGCGGTATTTCTGCTTCAGACTGGCTTTTCAAAAGTGATATGAAAGAAATTTATTTTGTTTTAAAAAACTTTGGAGAAGAGCGATTTTCAAAAAGAATTGCCTATGCGATAAAAAACTATTGCAAAACAAAGAAAATAAAAAGCACCTTTGAACTAGTAGAAATTATAAAAAAAGCAACACCTATAAAAAATAAATTTAAACATCCTGCTAGAAGAACTTTTCAAGCAATCAGAATTTATATCAATCAAGAATTAGAAGAAATCAAACAAGGATTAGAAAATACATTACAAATATTAAAGCCAGGAGGTCGTCTGTCTATTATTACTTTTCATTCTTTAGAAGATAGAATAGTAAAAAATTTTATGATTAAAAATAGCAAAAAAGCTACTGTTCCATACGGTTTACCTATTACAGAAAACCAACTAAATAAACTAAAAACATGTAAATTAAAAATTATCAATCGAATCTTCCCAACCTTGAAAGAAATTAAAAAAAATTCTAGATCTCGTAGCTCCGTACTTCGAATAGCTGAATTAAAAGAATGA
- the ilvN gene encoding acetolactate synthase small subunit, with the protein MRRILSVLLENESGALSRVIGLFSQRGYNIETITVAPTEDPSLSKMTIQTIGNEKSIEQIEKQLHKLIDVLRVIKIGQNSHIEREIMLLKVQTNNCKKDDIKHITEVFRGQIVDITPTTYVLQLAGTTKKLDSFLKIIRNISEIIEMTRSGIVGISRG; encoded by the coding sequence ATGCGAAGAATTTTATCTGTTCTCTTAGAAAATGAATCAGGTGCATTATCACGAGTGATAGGATTGTTTTCACAAAGAGGTTACAATATAGAAACAATTACAGTTGCACCGACAGAAGATCCTTCTCTATCAAAAATGACTATACAAACAATCGGAAATGAAAAATCTATTGAACAAATTGAAAAACAACTACATAAATTAATTGATGTATTAAGAGTAATAAAAATTGGACAAAATTCTCATATAGAACGTGAAATAATGTTGTTAAAGGTACAAACAAATAACTGTAAAAAAGATGACATTAAACATATTACTGAAGTATTTCGAGGACAAATTGTAGATATAACACCTACAACATATGTGTTACAGCTTGCTGGTACTACAAAAAAACTAGATTCTTTTCTTAAAATAATTAGAAATATATCAGAAATTATTGAAATGACTCGTTCTGGAATAGTCGGCATTTCTCGCGGTTGA
- the ilvI gene encoding acetolactate synthase 3 large subunit, with amino-acid sequence MEILSGAEMVIRSLINQGIQHIFGYPGGAVLDIYDALKTVGGVEHILVRHEQAATHMADGYARSTGKIGVVLVTSGPGATNAITGIATAYMDSIPMVVISGQVASSLIGYDAFQECDMIGISRPIVKHSFLVKKTEDIPIIFKKAFWLASTGRPGPVVIDLPKDILKKTNKYSFIWPENIHIRSYNPTTKGHQGQIKKALRTLLKAKKPVIYAGGGIISSNSSEELRTFAEKINCPVTTSLMGLGAFPGTHIQSISMLGMHGTYEANMAMHYSDVIFAIGVRFDDRTTNNLKKYCPNATILHVDIDPTSISKTVSADIPIVGDAKQVLKEMIELIKKEKKIHSLKEWWSSIEEWKKIKSLEYNKKSTKIKPQTIIKTLFKLTKGTSYITSDVGQHQMFTALYYQFNKPRRWINSGGLGTMGFGLPAALGVKLALPKATVICITGDGSIQMNIQELSTARQYNLAILILNLNNSSLGMVKQWQDMIYSGRHSHSYMDSLPDFVKLVESYGHIGLRVKKTEELEEKLMLALKKLSEGNLVFLDIQIDDSEHVYPMQIQGGGMNEMWLRKKEVS; translated from the coding sequence TTGGAAATATTATCAGGAGCCGAAATGGTCATCAGATCATTAATTAATCAGGGAATACAGCATATATTTGGTTATCCTGGTGGTGCTGTCCTAGATATTTATGATGCTCTTAAAACTGTTGGCGGAGTTGAACACATTTTAGTAAGACACGAACAAGCAGCAACTCATATGGCTGATGGATATGCAAGATCTACTGGAAAAATAGGTGTTGTGTTAGTGACTTCAGGGCCGGGTGCCACCAATGCTATTACTGGTATTGCCACAGCTTATATGGATTCTATTCCTATGGTAGTAATTTCTGGTCAAGTGGCTTCATCATTAATTGGATACGATGCATTCCAAGAATGTGATATGATTGGTATTTCTCGTCCAATAGTCAAACATAGCTTTTTAGTGAAAAAAACTGAAGATATACCTATCATTTTTAAAAAAGCTTTTTGGTTAGCATCTACTGGACGTCCCGGACCAGTAGTTATTGATTTGCCAAAAGATATTTTAAAAAAAACAAATAAATACAGTTTTATATGGCCCGAAAACATACATATACGTTCTTATAATCCAACAACTAAAGGTCATCAGGGACAAATTAAAAAAGCACTTCGTACACTATTAAAAGCAAAAAAACCTGTTATTTACGCAGGTGGAGGAATTATTAGTTCTAATAGCAGTGAAGAATTGCGTACGTTTGCAGAAAAAATTAATTGTCCTGTAACAACATCTTTAATGGGGTTAGGTGCATTTCCAGGTACTCATATTCAAAGTATTTCTATGTTAGGTATGCATGGTACTTACGAAGCTAATATGGCCATGCATTATTCTGATGTAATTTTTGCAATTGGTGTACGATTTGATGATCGTACAACAAACAATTTAAAAAAATATTGTCCAAATGCCACTATTTTACATGTTGATATTGATCCTACTTCAATTTCTAAAACTGTTTCAGCAGACATCCCTATTGTTGGAGATGCTAAACAAGTTTTAAAAGAAATGATTGAATTAATAAAAAAAGAAAAAAAAATTCATTCTTTAAAAGAATGGTGGTCTTCTATAGAAGAATGGAAAAAAATTAAAAGTTTAGAATATAATAAAAAAAGTACTAAAATAAAACCACAAACAATTATTAAAACTCTTTTTAAATTAACAAAAGGCACATCCTATATTACTTCAGATGTAGGACAACATCAGATGTTTACTGCATTATATTATCAATTTAATAAACCTAGACGTTGGATTAATTCAGGTGGATTAGGTACTATGGGATTTGGATTACCTGCTGCTTTAGGCGTTAAATTAGCATTACCAAAAGCTACAGTAATTTGTATTACTGGAGATGGTAGTATTCAAATGAATATTCAAGAATTATCTACAGCAAGACAATATAATCTTGCAATTTTAATATTAAATCTTAATAATTCTTCTCTAGGTATGGTTAAACAATGGCAAGACATGATTTATTCTGGAAGGCATTCACATTCCTATATGGATTCACTTCCAGATTTTGTAAAGTTAGTTGAATCATATGGACACATTGGTTTAAGAGTAAAAAAAACCGAAGAATTAGAAGAAAAATTAATGTTAGCATTAAAAAAACTATCTGAAGGTAATTTAGTTTTTTTAGATATTCAAATAGATGATTCTGAGCATGTTTATCCTATGCAAATTCAAGGTGGCGGTATGAATGAAATGTGGTTAAGGAAAAAAGAGGTCTCCTAA